The DNA sequence ATTTAATTTTATTAATCCCAAATGttccactctgcacagacagcATCCATGCATACTGttgatttctggtatgtgtccaaacaGAGgggttattattattattatagtgagtatttctacgcacataccttcccagaggggaggctcatggcgtttacaatatgccgtgtgagatggaattttttacacaatatatcacgcattcacatcggccagtaaatctcaagcgtgttaggcgagtatatacttttcacggcctattattccaagtcacattggtatttgatggacattttttatctatgcctatacaattttgccaggaaagacccttttgtcaatcgtgggatctttaacgtgcacaccccaatatagtgtacacgaagggacctcggtttttcgtctcatccgaaagactagcacttgaacccaccatctaggttaggaaaggggggagaaaatagcggcctgacccagggtcgaacacgcaacctctcgattccgagcgcaagtgcgttatcactcggccacccagtcctcttgTTGTCTTGTCCAATGCAAAAGctttggccagatctgagatggtgagtcgaatcgtttacacggggagaactgtgcctttaaaatgctgtttgaATGCGGCCCAGGTCGGTTTTTCTTGGTTTCATTCTGAATGCTCAAGGTAAAAAAAATGATACCTGGTGTCACCGCAAGTACAATTAACAGTCAGACCCCCATAATAACTGCCGTGGCCTCTCCGGGACTGATTCAGACGAGTGCATCAGAACATATAATAAAGTGACgaaaaggaaaaaataaaaaataaatactctTGCCCCAAATGTCCGTTCTCTGTAAACTGACCTATTTACTGTTGGATCCAGATCCAGTGTTACACGTGACTTGGATCTCCGGCACCTGAATGACACAGGATCCGTTGGCCTGCCCTTCAAAGCTCTCCACGTACACGAAGACGAAGGAGTTGATGAGCTGACCCAGAGCGTTGCACTTGCGGGCCGTCAGGGCGTTGCCGCTCTCTTGTACCAGTGGCATGGTCACTCGCTGGTTGCCACGCTGGGCTGTGCATCCTGGACACACACAACATtaacattacacacacaaaaaaacacgaattaaaccccttcactgccacagtataacagcattttggtattgctgtgcgccaggacaaatttcgctttcttcggtaggtttaccgatctgttcactgctcaatcatttattgagatatctccgatcttagatctttggcatgtggtttgcttacacccttggctattatgtgataacatgatcattggactttgtttgtgatttttatagtaaaaatcgatataatgaccatttttgtcaaaaattacagttttcaaactttaacacacacactgcagcatgtaaaaccgcagaaaacacagctaaaactggtgtcaaacaccaggtactcacattacagcccataaaagtattcttctgtgtggtaatccataaatcacttcttgtagagcttccagaacactgtatcatttgaaaacaggtctacgagttgatgtccgactttcggccgccattttaaATCTTATAGATCGGAAAAAAACGTCTAAAAAATTTTCAccacgtggtactaacttatctgaacggtcaatgggaaagaactctgtttaaaacccctacaagaagttggacagtggttacctcccatttagttttcacaaatgtcctgaaaagtgctgatgtaaatgccagtgtatgggcgtacgacaaaccaaacatgaccacGTACCTGCAGTGAAGGggtttaaaacattcaaagaaaaaaacatgaatttcaaattcaaagaaaaaaaccccatgAATTTCAAATTCAAAGCAAAAAACATGAATTTCACagtcaaagaaaaaaacatgaatTTTACGTTCACAGAAAGTACTGAATTTCTCTTTCACAGATGGAATATCCGCTTATAGTTTTTTGTAAATTCGTAAAAATTCACTCCCACTCCGCCTCAAAGAAAGAATGCTTAAAGAACGATGAAATATTTTCACTAAAACAGCATTACTGACCTGGTGGAACACACTCCCAGTAGCATTCAAAAACATTATTGACCACTTACAAATCACTTGAATGGCTCACTAGCAGGCTTAAACCACCCAGCATTTATCATGGTTTATTCAACCCCCGAGCTAATGGGTCCCCGTGTGAACCACTTTATTCATACATGACCTATTGAAAAAGTTAAAATGAAGCAGGGCATAGCATATCCCTTCCAAACCCCACCTTCCCGGTCCTTATTTCACTTTTTTCATGGGACGAGCACACAACATCAACGACCATTACAACGACAAAACAAGTacgataacaacaacagtaacaccaacaacaacgacgacatcAACATGACGACATATTCAGCCCCACCTTCCAAACAAGCAATTAATTAACCCAAAACTCCATTAACCAcatcgtcccccccccccccccgtcctaTTGAAGGCTACCTCCCACCCCACCTCCTCCCCAAAACACCCCCACAACACCATCCCTTCCCCTTCCCTGTACATTTACACAATCACGTACTTCTAGCGTTCCTTCCACTGGAATTGGACGAAGAGAACTGGCTGAAGTCAAAAGTGTTGCCGCCCTGCGCAGAAGAACCCGCACCTCTGTTCTGAAAAACACTGTTTAGCACACTACTCGGCGTGGGGGAACCGGACCAACCAGATCTCGGGAGGGGGATCTCTGTCACTGTGGGGTTGCCGGCATTGGTAGGAGGGAGGGGGAGCGTTGGGGGCAGGAAGgggttgatgatgatgttgatgggCGCTGCAGGGGCTGCGGTGGTGGTGGGGGCGGTGGAGTCCGTACTTCCGGTTGCTGTGGTCGCCGTGGTGGTTGATGTTGTTGAAGATGTTGACGAGGTACCGGAAGTGACGAATTTGACTGGCAGTAGAACCTGcaaagaggggaggggggggggtgtgtgagtTTCAGAAAGGTTAAAAAGAGGTAGTGCATCGTTTGGATTTgtctttgcttgtttttttagaATATTGGTTTGTTTAGTTGTCCCTGTTTGTCTATCCCTCTAGATCTGTCTCGCTCTCgttctcttctcctctctctttcttgttaattATTTACTGAAGTCATTTGAGTTCCGTTTTTGATGAAAGGACAGACTGTTCGAAGAGGTGTTGCCATTAAACCTTTATCGCTCTACACTAAAtttcaatcatcatcatcatcatcatcatcatcatcatcatcatcatcatcatcatcatcatcatcatcatcatcatcatcatcatcatcatcatcatcatcatcatcatcatcatcatcatcatcatcatcatcattatcatcatcgtcatcgtcgtcgtcgtcttcattatcatcatcattatcaaatGAGATGTTGGAGAGAAACCCAGAGAGTTAATAAAGCTGAAAGACTGTCAAAGAAAGAGTgtcaaagaaaagaacaacTTTTTAAACAAAGGGGACTACCCTGGAGCTTTAACCGCCAAAGATAGGTTCCTTACCTTACTGAGACCACCGCCGACTCCGCTTTGTGATTGCATTGGTGAGCCCATCATGATTGGTGCGGGCATCATAAAACCTGTCCCAGCGTTTCCCATTACACCTGTCCCCTGCATCATACCTGACCCATGTCCCATGCCCATCCCGCCTACCATACCCGTGCCCATGCCCATGCCCGTGCCCCAGTTCATCGGGTTCATCATGCCCATGTCGTTCATGGACACCGGCTGTCTCCCAGAGAGAGGGTTGAACTGCAGGTAACCTCCACTGTTAAACATTTTTGACAGTTGTGGGTTATTCTGGATCACGGGAATGAACGCTTTACCGAGACTGGACACGCCCACGTTGGGTTGCCCTAACATGATTGGCTTCATTGCTGGTCTCATTTGCATGCCAGAGTGCATCCCGACCGGGTGTTGGTTCATCATGATGGGCCTCATTTGCATACCGCTGCTGATTGGTTGCGCGCCGAAGAAAGGCTTTCCGGGACTACCGAACGGCTGTTGCATCACTGGGATTCCCCCCACCGGCTGTTGCCCGGAGAAACGATTTCCCGAGAATCCTTGCCCTACCCCGAAAGACTGGGAACCGAAAGACTGTTTGGGGAAGACTTGGATTCCACCCACTGGCTGTTGACCAGAAAATTGCTGGCCACTTCCGAAAGTTTGAGATCCGAAGGACTGCTTAGGGAAAACGGGGATTCCGCCTACTGGTTGAGGACCGGACACCTGCCTACCCCCTCCGAAAGTCTGAGAACCGGAAGACTGCTTGGGGAAAACCTGGATTCCTCCAACAGGCCCTTGGCCGTTCATTTGAGGCGCGCCTCCTAAGCCAGCAGAGAAAGGAGGAGGGTTTTGCGGCTGTGCCATCCAGGGAAGGGGTTGCTTAGCGTAGGAGGGGTAATTCACAGAGCCCCCGAAGTTTCCTCCCGAGGACTGACCCTGGAAGCCTCCTCCCATCGGTGGGAAGTTGTTACCCCCGACAGGCGACCCGTAAGATCCTTTCGGGAAGTATTGCTGACCGCTATatactccccctcccccaccttggctacctctccctcccccgccccaaccccctcccccaccccaaccccctcctccGCCCTTGTTACGAccacctcctccccctcctctcttgCGACCCCTACCCCCGCCCCCGTGCCCGCCGCCTCCGTGCCCACCACCTCCCCCACCGCCATGACCGCTGTCATAATCGTAGTACATTCCTCCATCGTCGTAGTCGTCATAGACCTCGTCGAATCTTCCGCTATCGTAGTCCCCATTTCCCCCacttcccctcccccctccgtgAGCTTGCCCTTGTAGACCTTGACCGTAGGTCTTGCTTCCTGAACTTCGACCTTTGCCCCCGCCGCCACTTCCGCCACTTCCACCACTCCCCCCTGCTCTACCCCCGCTGTAGCCCCCGCCGGTTCTGATGTCACTTCCGCTGCTTTGGATCGGTCTGTAGATGGGACGTTTTGATTTTGATATTGgtctgaaaaagaaaaagaaacgaaACGTTACTACGGCCTGACAGGGACAAATGTAAATCTTCTTTGACATGGCGGCTCTACAAAACACTTTAGCTTTCGTACGCGCTACGTGAGCAGGCTGAAGTGGAGAGAAAGCGATCGAGGCAatgcaaaaataaaatcttctTAGTCGTTTGTAATCATCGGCTTGATCTTtacgagtgtttttttttaaagtggaaATCAACCGTCGTACAGAGAATCAGTAGGGCGAACATTCCATACTTTTTAAAGCTTGGTGAGAAGCAGGTTCTGAAGAATCACCACCAAGAAAAAATCAGGAGTTTGGGAATTTCATGTTCTAAGAAATTATTCTATGCATGATTCGCAGATTTCTAGTAATTTTCATGGAAAAGTTACAGCTATTACAAATGACATTCAGGCTCATGGGTAGTCACAATAAAGCTATGTTCAAAGTTATTTTCACTAAAACCAAATCTGTTGCGGCTATAAAATGATAAATATTGGAAAAATCAGGTTCTTTTACACCGTACTAAAGCTGTGACCAAGACTGATATCTTGTTTTGCGTCGTTTACCTGTCACCTTTTGTCTTTATTGTGTTTTTAATTTGCGTTTTCTGTGCAATTGTCGTTTTATTTCTCATTCAATGTAAGTAATTTTGGTAACCATGCATATGAAAATGTATCCGTTTCTAAGAATAGTTTGAATTAATCTCGCTACAAAAACATTAGTTATATCTATTTTGTTTTCGATTCCCAAATGTCAATTATGTATGTTAACACATGAGTGAGTACAACATCGTATCAACCAAGAGGGattaaaacatttaaacaagcACCTGTACACAGGTGCACTTGTCGCTCTGGGTGCTTCGGTGTAATACTGAGGTGCAGATGTAGCTGGCTGGTATGGGTACGAGTCGTCGTCGCtactgtcgtcgtcgtcgtagttGCCGCCGGATCTGTAGCCTGTGTCAGATCCGTAGTCGTAGCCGTCTCCACCACCGCCGCCACCACCGCTGCTTCCACCACAGTTAGCATTCTCAGGCCAGTCGCACACACTGACGTGCACGTTGAAATGGAGACCTGAAGCAAACAATTTAAATAAATTGAGCTTGTGGAAAAAGACACTAAAGGCCTCCCTTAAGGCGATCCTTAACTGAGCCCTAAGTCGACTTCCCTGGGacagtaggggcgaccacccccaaccaggcgcgttcacaggtggcggatagtgtgatggccttcagatatggaggttagctgcgaaataagccaggcttgccaggacgaataagcagtcgcggaccaactggcggtgcttccaacaggatggggcggggtaacaggtggcactgttacactcaagaaatacccaaggtctccaatgacgggagcatcatgcgatcaagagccgcatcttaagttctagccctggggaaggtcacctcagataaacaaaccagccagctatggtcaaatagccgggtagactggactcgacagccctgtaaagccaccagtctaggagaaggaccactccgatataaaaacacgctgaagccggatgagctgggccatgtatggcgcataacgacagctcaacgcatcaacgctcatatgacagacgacaacggagtcgacttcgcgaagtttttttttgccaaaaacacaaTGCCAAagagctttgtgaagtagacgtCGCGAAgtttttttgccaaaaacacaaTGCCAAagagctttgtgaagtagacgtCGCGAAgtttttttgccaaaaacacaaTGCCAAagagctttgtgaagtagacgtCGCGAAgtttttttgccaaaaacacaaTGCCAAagagctttgtgaagtagacgtCGCGAagtttttttttgccaaaaacacaaTGCCAaagagcttcgtgaagtagacgtCGCGAAgttttttttggtcaaaaacacAATGCCAaagagcttcgtgaagtagacgtcgcgaagtcgactttgcccaattAATGACAGGCTTAAATGTTGCCCGAAGTTGACTACGGAAAATCTGTGTTTCGACAATTCAGTTTCGTGAGATAGAcctcgcgtagtcgacttcgtccaaATAATACAATCAGGCTTGATGAAGCGACGTGCGGAAGTACTGtgcatccccctcccccccccccccccatttttaagacctctaaaaagctgagaaaaagtaaggtcttataaaaggtaaatttacagacgttgtacaataaacaacaacaaacaaacaaaataaaaataaaataaataaataaataaaagttcGATGAATAAATTGCtgaatgttctctgtcctcttttattgcataacacacacgcacacaatcaccaagcatttaagataaaagttaaaaataggtcCGTCAGACTAATGCTACTTTTCCAATAAACACTTTCAACACTTGgtctgaaaaaggtggaaacACATACTCCGCACTCAAATCAAAAGTAGCTTGAGGCAAAATCTCTACTTCAAAAAAGTTCTGTTGCCACAACACTATAAAGTCACCAGTGTGTGCTCTACCAACACACAACACGCACGCTCTAGAAGAAAAGGGAGGAATTCTTAAATCGGGGAGTCTTTCAAAGAGGAAgtagggggaaggggggagggcggGGGGGTCATTGTATAAAACCCGATTTCTGGTCTAGCTGAGAAGcctttttgtttctttgcatTTTTGGACTCTTGGGTGTATCAAGAATTTCATGTTATTGTAAATACTAAAATTCATAACTTAAAGCATTATACTGCCGTATTTGTTAACTCAGCGTAGTTAGTCGTTATGAAGGATTGAAAGACAGAAAAGGGGAATATTCTGTTTTCAAAACGGCTTCACGTCCTTTTGTGTAATGTTCTTACCTTCAACACTTTGTCGTTTTATTTGTTCTCCTATTCGTTACTTCTGCTTTCGCAAAATTCGCAAAAGTTTGGGTTTTACTTTCTCAATGGTTTTTTTCCCCTCACAAAATCACAACgaaagaaaatcaaaaagaAGTGTATGGCTGGTGGATTCGACTCAGGCTTGAGTTGGGGGACTTGTTATGTCAAACTCCACTTTTCGACGTTCACTTGAGTATGATTCTTTGCAGAAAATATTCTGATTAAATGAAAATACACCAAATACATCCAACAGTGACTGGCATTTCagactaaaaaaaacaaaacaccaacaaAATGAATTTAATAAATTGCTTACCTGCGGGACAGGTGAATCTGAAGGGTTTCCCGTTGGCGCACCTCCAGAAGGTAGAGCACTCTGACGGGTCGGGCTGGTAGTCTTCCCCGCTGTCGCAGTTGATACCGGAACTCTCCGCCTCCTCGCCGTACG is a window from the Littorina saxatilis isolate snail1 linkage group LG10, US_GU_Lsax_2.0, whole genome shotgun sequence genome containing:
- the LOC138978136 gene encoding uncharacterized protein, which gives rise to MGGGFQGQSSGGNFGGSVNYPSYAKQPLPWMAQPQNPPPFSAGLGGAPQMNGQGPVGGIQVFPKQSSGSQTFGGGRQVSGPQPVGGIPVFPKQSFGSQTFGSGQQFSGQQPVGGIQVFPKQSFGSQSFGVGQGFSGNRFSGQQPVGGIPVMQQPFGSPGKPFFGAQPISSGMQMRPIMMNQHPVGMHSGMQMRPAMKPIMLGQPNVGVSSLGKAFIPVIQNNPQLSKMFNSGGYLQFNPLSGRQPVSMNDMGMMNPMNWGTGMGMGTGMVGGMGMGHGSGMMQGTGVMGNAGTGFMMPAPIMMGSPMQSQSGVGGGLSKVLLPVKFVTSGTSSTSSTTSTTTATTATGSTDSTAPTTTAAPAAPINIIINPFLPPTLPLPPTNAGNPTVTEIPLPRSGWSGSPTPSSVLNSVFQNRGAGSSAQGGNTFDFSQFSSSNSSGRNARRCTAQRGNQRVTMPLVQESGNALTARKCNALGQLINSFVFVYVESFEGQANGSCVIQVPEIQVTCNTGSGSNSK
- the LOC138979152 gene encoding uncharacterized protein translates to METWNLHQWLTVLTAAVCVSGYTYGEEAESSGINCDSGEDYQPDPSECSTFWRCANGKPFRFTCPAGLHFNVHVSVCDWPENANCGGSSGGGGGGGDGYDYGSDTGYRSGGNYDDDDSSDDDSYPYQPATSAPQYYTEAPRATSAPVYRPISKSKRPIYRPIQSSGSDIRTGGGYSGGRAGGSGGSGGSGGGGKGRSSGSKTYGQGLQGQAHGGGRGSGGNGDYDSGRFDEVYDDYDDGGMILRVACRG